Proteins encoded in a region of the Campylobacter geochelonis genome:
- a CDS encoding VanZ family protein, with translation MKFSVKTGLNLAFLLYLAALLRLAVFRDSFSTSNLFEVGSYNLSLFSDLIEIYKNDKFIFILLFLGNLGWFVPFGAFLKYHGVSFLKCLFYGFCFSLLVETSQFVFKCGVFELDDLVLNCVGVLLGARFVMWLKAHKFKKIQKELI, from the coding sequence TTGAAATTTAGCGTAAAAACTGGCTTAAATTTAGCTTTCTTGCTATATTTAGCGGCTTTGTTAAGACTTGCTGTGTTTAGAGATAGTTTTAGCACTTCAAATCTTTTTGAAGTTGGGAGCTATAATTTAAGCCTTTTTAGCGATTTGATTGAAATTTACAAAAACGATAAATTTATCTTTATACTTTTATTTTTAGGAAATTTAGGCTGGTTTGTGCCATTTGGCGCGTTTTTAAAATACCACGGCGTATCTTTTCTAAAATGCCTATTTTATGGTTTTTGCTTTTCGCTTTTGGTTGAGACTTCACAATTTGTCTTTAAGTGCGGAGTTTTTGAACTTGATGATCTGGTTTTAAACTGCGTTGGTGTCTTGCTTGGAGCGCGGTTTGTCATGTGGCTTAAAGCACATAAATTTAAAAAAATACAAAAAGAGTTAATATGA
- the glcD gene encoding glycolate oxidase subunit GlcD, whose product MNQTHIDFFTNLLGKDNAYFDKAHKIAYCYDATKKRYEPDGVLFPRDENDVSKILKYCNENGVIVIPRGAGSGFTGGALAANGGVVLAFEKHMNKILEIDLQNLVAVVQPGCINMDLQNAVEKLGLFYPPDPASQNYSTIGGNVSENAGGMRAAKYGITKDYVMALRAVLANGDIIKAGKRTIKDVAGYNIAGILIASEGTLGVITEITLKLIAKPKFKKTAMGVFKSVDDAMNAVYKTMSAGVTPVAMEFLDNLSIKAVEEKYHKGLPVDAGAILIADVDGNLELSLEQDLEIIQKVFKENGALDFVIAKDEEESANLWFARRNCSQAITCYGSLKLNEDITVPRSKLPKLLDKIKEISAKFGVTTPCFGHTGDGNVHTNVMVDKENEDEVKRGYEAIEEIFKATVELGGTLSGEHGIGLSKAPYMHLAFSDEEMALFANIKKAFDPNNILNPFKMGLK is encoded by the coding sequence ATGAACCAAACTCATATAGATTTTTTCACAAATTTACTAGGCAAAGATAATGCGTATTTTGATAAAGCTCACAAGATAGCTTACTGTTATGACGCTACAAAAAAGCGTTATGAGCCAGATGGCGTGCTTTTTCCACGCGATGAAAACGATGTAAGTAAAATTTTAAAATACTGCAACGAAAATGGCGTGATAGTCATACCTCGTGGTGCAGGAAGTGGCTTTACTGGTGGTGCTTTAGCTGCAAACGGTGGCGTGGTTTTAGCTTTTGAAAAACATATGAATAAAATTCTTGAAATCGATCTTCAAAACTTAGTCGCAGTAGTCCAACCAGGATGTATAAATATGGACTTGCAAAATGCAGTTGAAAAGCTAGGACTTTTTTATCCACCAGATCCAGCTAGTCAAAACTATAGCACAATAGGCGGAAACGTTAGCGAAAATGCCGGTGGTATGCGAGCAGCAAAATACGGCATAACAAAAGATTATGTCATGGCACTTCGTGCTGTGCTTGCTAATGGCGATATTATAAAAGCAGGAAAACGAACGATTAAAGATGTCGCAGGATATAACATAGCTGGAATTTTAATCGCTAGCGAGGGAACTCTTGGCGTTATAACAGAAATCACTCTAAAACTTATCGCAAAACCAAAATTTAAAAAAACCGCAATGGGCGTGTTTAAAAGCGTTGATGATGCGATGAATGCAGTTTATAAGACGATGTCGGCTGGTGTTACGCCTGTTGCGATGGAGTTTTTGGATAATTTAAGCATTAAAGCCGTTGAAGAGAAATATCACAAAGGCTTGCCAGTTGATGCTGGAGCGATTTTAATCGCAGATGTGGATGGAAATTTAGAGCTTTCATTAGAGCAAGATTTAGAAATCATACAAAAAGTTTTTAAAGAAAATGGTGCGCTAGACTTTGTTATCGCAAAAGATGAGGAAGAGAGTGCAAATTTATGGTTTGCTAGAAGAAACTGTTCGCAAGCAATCACTTGCTATGGAAGCTTGAAGCTAAATGAAGATATAACAGTTCCACGCTCAAAACTACCAAAACTTTTAGATAAAATCAAAGAAATTTCAGCTAAATTTGGCGTAACAACACCATGTTTTGGGCATACCGGAGATGGCAACGTTCATACAAATGTTATGGTTGATAAAGAAAACGAAGATGAAGTAAAACGCGGATATGAGGCGATTGAAGAGATTTTTAAAGCCACTGTTGAGCTTGGCGGAACGCTTAGTGGAGAGCATGGAATCGGACTTTCAAAAGCTCCATATATGCACCTTGCATTTAGCGATGAAGAGATGGCGCTGTTTGCAAATATCAAAAAAGCTTTTGATCCAAACAACATCTTAAATCCGTTTAAAATGGGATTAAAATAG
- a CDS encoding plasminogen-binding N-terminal domain-containing protein, which translates to MRYFLAILALFTSILSASSFNLPTYETPILKVENGFAQILDNKDIIVGSSGVVTHTFSNGESSIIARAVVVEKELGLAKIRFEVYSALEQPALPLPGILPKSGDKVTLNFLYSRAVIVAPNQEVYEQIVKFFPNITFVNPDLAGAYLAFNHKPNPSRDDFRNICAQNGAGLIFIAMDGQGVFADCGSFEILKSFKSGSVSHYQVPFYSQIRGIEPAFWKLDSSYISNYNKHYKFLLDIKDEK; encoded by the coding sequence TTGAGATATTTCTTAGCTATTTTAGCACTTTTTACATCGATTTTAAGCGCTTCTTCGTTTAACCTACCAACATACGAAACACCGATTTTAAAGGTTGAAAATGGTTTTGCACAGATACTAGATAATAAAGATATAATAGTAGGCAGCAGCGGAGTAGTAACGCATACTTTTAGCAACGGCGAAAGCTCGATTATAGCGCGAGCAGTTGTAGTTGAAAAAGAGTTGGGTTTAGCAAAAATTAGATTTGAGGTATACTCAGCCTTAGAGCAACCCGCACTTCCACTTCCTGGAATCCTACCAAAAAGTGGCGATAAAGTAACGCTAAATTTTCTTTACTCAAGAGCTGTTATTGTCGCTCCAAATCAAGAAGTTTACGAGCAAATTGTCAAATTTTTCCCAAATATAACCTTTGTTAATCCAGATTTAGCTGGCGCATATCTAGCTTTTAACCATAAGCCAAATCCATCAAGAGATGATTTTAGAAATATCTGCGCGCAAAACGGCGCTGGACTTATCTTTATAGCGATGGATGGTCAAGGAGTTTTTGCAGATTGTGGAAGTTTTGAAATTTTAAAAAGCTTTAAAAGCGGAAGCGTTAGCCACTATCAAGTGCCGTTTTATAGCCAAATTAGAGGCATTGAACCTGCATTTTGGAAACTAGATAGCTCTTATATAAGCAATTATAACAAACATTATAAATTCCTACTTGATATCAAGGATGAGAAATGA
- a CDS encoding YihY/virulence factor BrkB family protein: MKFNPKFKAFIKNTFEIYDKELMHYAASLSFHTMLSLIPVLLLSLSIFTQLPSFDEYYAKIKEFIFSNLLPTHQDMLSGYIEQFMSNSVSLGILGFGAIIVTTMLFFGDYEYVINKILKTKARGFWQGISTYWTLITLAPLGLGFSFFLTTKFQNLLNQTEYTSWINIISVLPYFIIWAIFAVTYTISINGEISTKNILISSFIASFAWDFSKFAFVQYAFYNKTYTSIYGSFSVLLFFFLWIYISWIIFLYGFKIYGVLNQKNRQNSQTSNQNS; encoded by the coding sequence ATGAAATTTAATCCCAAATTTAAAGCCTTTATAAAAAACACCTTTGAAATTTACGACAAAGAGCTTATGCACTATGCAGCAAGCCTTAGCTTTCACACGATGCTATCGCTAATCCCTGTGCTTTTACTCTCTTTATCTATATTTACGCAACTTCCAAGTTTTGATGAATACTACGCTAAGATAAAAGAATTTATCTTCTCAAACCTACTTCCAACTCATCAAGATATGCTATCAGGCTATATCGAGCAGTTTATGTCAAACAGCGTTAGCCTTGGGATTTTAGGTTTTGGAGCGATAATTGTAACAACTATGCTTTTTTTTGGAGATTACGAATACGTTATAAATAAAATCCTAAAAACCAAAGCTCGTGGCTTTTGGCAAGGTATTAGCACGTATTGGACACTTATCACGCTTGCTCCATTGGGGCTTGGATTTTCGTTTTTTTTGACTACTAAATTTCAAAATTTACTCAACCAAACAGAATACACAAGCTGGATAAATATCATATCAGTTTTGCCGTATTTTATCATCTGGGCGATATTTGCAGTAACTTATACCATCTCAATCAATGGCGAAATTTCTACAAAAAACATTCTTATAAGCTCATTTATAGCAAGTTTTGCGTGGGATTTTTCTAAATTTGCCTTTGTGCAATACGCCTTTTATAACAAAACTTACACGAGCATTTATGGCTCTTTTAGCGTGCTTTTGTTTTTCTTTTTGTGGATTTATATAAGTTGGATTATATTTTTATATGGCTTTAAAATTTATGGCGTTTTAAATCAAAAAAATCGGCAAAACTCCCAAACAAGCAACCAAAATAGCTAA